In Streptococcus gallolyticus subsp. gallolyticus DSM 16831, the sequence TGTTTTAATTTCAAGATTGCTAATGGTAATGAATAATCATAAAATGGTGATTTGACTTGCGCTAGCAAATGATTGCTGATTTTTTGCACAAATAAATCCTTAGGATTTTCAAATGGCAATCGTGTGATGACCTCAATCATTTTATCAGCTTGAACAAAATCCACACCTTCCCAGAAAGCGCCTGTTCCAAGCAGAATACGACTTTCACCACGTTCAAAACGGCGTTTGACATTATAAGCCGTGCCATTTTTCTCCTGCGTCAAATGATGAAGTGCCATATCATCTAGCAAATCAGAAACATCAAGCATTGTTTTCTTAGCATTAAATAGCACCAAAATCGGCTCATCCAATTGTTTCAACTGATAAATACGTTCCGCAATGGCTGAAGCATATTCTTCCTCAGAAATATCAGCGACATTTGGCATTTCCTCATCAATCCAAATATGTTGGGCATTCTGCTTATCATGCGCAATGCTCATGAAATGATAGTGTTCAAAGCCTAGCAAATCAGCTAAACTAACCTGCGGACTGATATGCAAGGTTGCCGAAATCATATAAGTCTTGCGTGTTTCGGGTAGAAATTCTTGAAAATTCAACAATTCTTCACTACTAGCATTTAGGTAAGTTTGACGTTTTTCATTTTCAACAATTGTCTCAAACCAAAAATCAGTAAAAGGCTGCGCAAATAAGGCTAACAAATCCTCCAAACAAATATATCGCCAATCAGGATTGAAAGCCAGCAATTCATTGGTTGTTTGTTCTAAACGACGAGCGTCCTCTGTTGTCACATAGACTTCTTGATTTTGGTAAAAGCGTGTTGCCAAATGGCTCAATTGGAAAGAAAGGCTTTCTATCAATCGTTTTTCCAATGTCGGTAAAGCTGCATCTAAGTGCTTTTCAAGTTTTTGCACCAATTGCGTTACGTTAACACGACGACGTGAAAATTGCTCCAAATTTAAAATCAATTTTTGGGCTTCATCAAAAACAAGCACTTTCTTAGCCGCAAACGCCTTATCATCTTGCACACGTTCCAAAAAATAAGCATGATTAATAATCAATAGTTTGCTATGTTTCGCATTTTCATAAGTACGATTCCAAAAATCAACATCCTTATAAAGGGATTTTTCGCTTAAATTTCCATCATGTTTAATCTGGTCAAAATAAGCTTCAAATCGCTGTTTTTGTTTGATTTCATCTAAATCGCCAGTTTCCGTTTCAGTCAGCCAAACCAAAAGCTGCATTTTATAACGATTTACCAAACGATTATCCCCTTCACGTCGCAAACTATCCGCGAAGGCATCTAATTTAATATAGTTACCAGGACCTTTAATCGATTGACACGGTATGTGAAAAATATCTTGAATCTGTCTGACTTCATTTGCCATGATTTGGTCTTGAAGAACCTTAGTTGGTACGGAAACAATGACCTGCTCATCTTGAGTCAACTGGAGCAAAGGTAAAAGATAACCATAGGTTTTTCCAAGTCCTGCTTGCGCTTCTAAAAATGAGACCTGTGACGATTGAAAATCATCTTTAACCAACTGTGCAAACTGACTTTGCTTTTCACGCGCTTCCAAGCCCAGAAGCGCCAAATTGACATCAAATGCTTCTGATAATTGACGCGCTTCACCAATCGTTTTTGGTTGTCGGAGCACTAAACCACCAACTTCTTGAAAATCTTTTGGCGATAAAACCTTAGCCTGTTTGAAGCTTTCCTCAATTAACATCCCTGTTTCAAACAAAAGGCTATCAGCTAAAGGCAAAAGGCATTCCAAGACTTCCTTGGGCAGGCTTTTCATTTTTGCTTTCAATTTTAAAAATAGCTGCGCAGTCGCATAGGCATCTGAAATTGCCGTGTGAGCATCTGCCAAATCTAAAGCTAAAGCATCAGCTAAATTTCCCAAACTGTATTTCTCAAAAGTTGGATAAAAAACCTGCGCCAATTCAACCGTATCAACGCGAGGTGTTCGTAATTCATAGCCTTCCATGAATAATTGTTCTGCTAACAGATTGGCATCAAATTTGACATTGTGAGCCACAAAAACACAATCCTCAATTAGGCTAAAAATCTCCTGCGCAACTTGTGAAAAATCTGGCGCTTTTGCCAATTGCTCATCTGTAATACCAGTCAAATTAATAATATGTTCAGATAAAGCTTCGTGGGGATTGACATCCGTTTGATAGGTCTTGACGATTTCATCATTTTCAATAATCACAATCCCAACTTGAATAATTTCTGCCATTGCATGGGCACCCGTTGCCTCCAAATCCACAATAGCATATTTTTGAGAATTTACTTGCATCATAACACATAGATTATACCACACTTGGCTGCTACTTGCGTAACGGATTTAAACTAGCTTTATCTTGGCTCAAAAAAATGTTCTATGTTATAATGACTTTATAAATTTTCAGAAGCTAGGTGCTTATGGTGAGAAAGACAAAATTAAACAACTATTACCTTGAAATGGTCGAACACAGCCTGTACGTTCCTTATTATGACGAAGAGCGACGCATTCGTGTTCTTCTTCCAAAAGATTACGATAAAGAAGAATGGGCAAGCTACCCTGTTCTTTACATGCACGATGGGCAAAATATTTTTTATAGCAAGGAATCATTCTCAGGCTATTCATGGAAACTTATCCCTACTATCAAGAATCACAAAGAGTTGCCGAAATTGATTGTCGTGGGGATTGATAACGCCCAAGATAATCGTCTTAATGAATACGCTCCTTGGATGACTGACGTTGGAACAACTCCTGAAACAGCTTCTGCTGGCGGAGACGGAATGGCTTACGGTGATTGGGTGGTAAATACCGTAAAACCTTTTATTGATAAAACTTATCGTACCAAGACAGACCGTCAAAATACGCTTCTTGCTGGTT encodes:
- a CDS encoding bifunctional DnaQ family exonuclease/ATP-dependent helicase, with protein sequence MMQVNSQKYAIVDLEATGAHAMAEIIQVGIVIIENDEIVKTYQTDVNPHEALSEHIINLTGITDEQLAKAPDFSQVAQEIFSLIEDCVFVAHNVKFDANLLAEQLFMEGYELRTPRVDTVELAQVFYPTFEKYSLGNLADALALDLADAHTAISDAYATAQLFLKLKAKMKSLPKEVLECLLPLADSLLFETGMLIEESFKQAKVLSPKDFQEVGGLVLRQPKTIGEARQLSEAFDVNLALLGLEAREKQSQFAQLVKDDFQSSQVSFLEAQAGLGKTYGYLLPLLQLTQDEQVIVSVPTKVLQDQIMANEVRQIQDIFHIPCQSIKGPGNYIKLDAFADSLRREGDNRLVNRYKMQLLVWLTETETGDLDEIKQKQRFEAYFDQIKHDGNLSEKSLYKDVDFWNRTYENAKHSKLLIINHAYFLERVQDDKAFAAKKVLVFDEAQKLILNLEQFSRRRVNVTQLVQKLEKHLDAALPTLEKRLIESLSFQLSHLATRFYQNQEVYVTTEDARRLEQTTNELLAFNPDWRYICLEDLLALFAQPFTDFWFETIVENEKRQTYLNASSEELLNFQEFLPETRKTYMISATLHISPQVSLADLLGFEHYHFMSIAHDKQNAQHIWIDEEMPNVADISEEEYASAIAERIYQLKQLDEPILVLFNAKKTMLDVSDLLDDMALHHLTQEKNGTAYNVKRRFERGESRILLGTGAFWEGVDFVQADKMIEVITRLPFENPKDLFVQKISNHLLAQVKSPFYDYSLPLAILKLKQAIGRTMRRDNQRSAVLILDNRILTKSYGKMINDALAEEFYLSSQKFSKSLTEIKNFLL
- a CDS encoding alpha/beta hydrolase; protein product: MRKTKLNNYYLEMVEHSLYVPYYDEERRIRVLLPKDYDKEEWASYPVLYMHDGQNIFYSKESFSGYSWKLIPTIKNHKELPKLIVVGIDNAQDNRLNEYAPWMTDVGTTPETASAGGDGMAYGDWVVNTVKPFIDKTYRTKTDRQNTLLAGSSMGGIITAYMGATYPEIFGNLGVFSLASWFSERDFLRFCDSHPLHSDNKVYIQVGTKEGDDVDEQFAPNMNQAYIDCSLHYYQSLLRTGFPMENVQLRIMANEIHHEKYWADHFAEFLQFCLN